A genomic stretch from Chitinophaga agri includes:
- the radA gene encoding DNA repair protein RadA has product MKIKTAFFCQNCGYESAKWAGKCPSCGQWNTFVEEKVQKDIPLRNTNWQPEKENGRSDNIVNLSEVSTTAEERLLTPDVELNRVLGGGIVPGSLVLVGGEPGIGKSTLFLQNALQLKDITTLYISGEESAQQIKMRADRLQVKNDLFYLLTETSTQTIFQEIKKLRPQLVIVDSIQTLQSPFIESAPGSVSQIRETTAELQRFAKESHTPVFLIGHITKDGSIAGPKILEHMVDTVLQFEGDQHYAYRILRTIKNRFGSTAELGIYEMTGGGLRQVTNPSEILISQREDQLSGVAIAATIEGLRPMLVEVQALVTQSVYGTPQRTATGFDLRRLQLLLAVLEKRGGFHFGVKDVFLNIAGGIRVEDPSIDLAVLCSLLSSYEDIPISSKICFAGEVGLSGEIRAVNRIEQRVAEAEKLGFEKIFISRYNKKGTDISKFNIEVVPVGRVDEVYRGLF; this is encoded by the coding sequence ATGAAAATTAAAACTGCCTTCTTCTGTCAGAATTGTGGATATGAATCAGCCAAGTGGGCTGGTAAATGTCCAAGTTGTGGTCAATGGAATACATTCGTCGAAGAGAAAGTACAAAAAGATATCCCTCTACGTAATACAAACTGGCAACCTGAGAAAGAAAACGGCAGATCAGATAATATCGTGAATCTCTCTGAAGTCAGTACCACTGCTGAAGAACGATTACTGACACCTGATGTAGAACTGAACCGTGTATTAGGTGGCGGTATAGTACCCGGCTCTCTCGTACTCGTAGGTGGTGAACCCGGTATCGGTAAGAGTACGCTCTTCCTGCAGAATGCATTGCAACTGAAAGACATCACTACATTATATATAAGTGGAGAAGAAAGTGCTCAGCAGATAAAAATGCGGGCAGACAGATTACAGGTAAAAAATGACCTGTTCTATCTCCTTACTGAAACATCTACCCAGACCATCTTCCAGGAGATAAAAAAACTACGTCCGCAACTCGTTATCGTTGACTCTATTCAGACGCTGCAATCTCCTTTTATTGAATCTGCACCTGGCAGCGTATCACAGATCAGAGAAACTACTGCTGAACTGCAACGCTTTGCTAAAGAAAGTCACACGCCTGTATTCCTGATCGGTCATATTACCAAAGATGGCTCCATCGCCGGTCCGAAAATACTGGAACATATGGTTGACACTGTTCTCCAGTTTGAAGGCGATCAGCACTACGCTTACCGCATCCTCCGTACCATTAAAAACCGCTTCGGCTCTACGGCGGAACTGGGTATTTATGAAATGACAGGCGGTGGTTTAAGACAGGTCACCAATCCTTCCGAAATACTCATCTCACAACGTGAAGATCAGCTGAGTGGTGTGGCCATTGCTGCCACAATAGAAGGACTGCGCCCTATGCTGGTGGAAGTACAGGCGCTCGTTACTCAATCCGTTTACGGTACACCGCAACGTACAGCTACCGGGTTTGACCTGCGCAGATTGCAACTGCTGCTCGCCGTACTGGAAAAACGGGGTGGCTTCCACTTCGGTGTGAAAGATGTCTTCCTGAACATTGCCGGTGGTATACGCGTAGAAGACCCTTCTATTGACCTGGCTGTTTTATGTTCTCTTCTCTCCTCTTATGAAGACATTCCGATCAGCAGTAAAATTTGCTTCGCAGGGGAAGTTGGCCTGAGTGGTGAGATCCGCGCTGTGAACCGAATAGAACAACGTGTGGCGGAAGCGGAGAAACTGGGCTTTGAAAAGATATTCATCAGCCGCTACAATAAGAAAGGTACGGACATCAGTAAGTTTAATATAGAAGTCGTGCCGGTAGGAAGAGTAGATGAAGTCTACCGCGGACTGTTTTAA